Sequence from the Cydia fagiglandana chromosome 8, ilCydFagi1.1, whole genome shotgun sequence genome:
TGTCGAATATTCATATCAGTACTCAACTAAAGTGCTAGGGTAACTGCCGTCCCGGCACTATTACGACTGCTTTATATATGTagtaaatatacataatatattttttatcatgcAGCTTCATTCAACTTTACTTTATACCTACTTTCACGATAACGACTAttacacattattatttataaaaacggGATTTAATCGCatataaataagttttaagatgttgatgtcaacgtTAGCCAATCTTCTCCGAGACTACGGAGACCATACCATCATCGGCAATTGGTTCTATAGAATATGTGGCCTGTCTTATTGCCTATGTCGCTGTCGGTAACCTTGATTCTCTGGCAAATAACCTCGTTTGGGATTTGATCACTAAAGAGAAACTCTGAGCATAGCTCTGTACTTAAAGTTCGTTGAGCAACGCCATACTTATTGTCAGCATAAAACTTTTCTGGAAtcttttaggtaggtacgtgaTATTTTCTACTCCACACACTCGGGTACTTAACCTGGCAAATGCTTCTAAAACGAGTTTTCTAACAGTTTCCAACAATGCATGCACGCGCTCAAAAATGTCCCTGTCTCATAAACATGATTCATAGACATACAAAATTAGCAAGCGGAACGGCAATATAGGGCTTCTTTAAATGAAATTCCATGTCAGACAGGTAGCTGGCCCATAATGGCGAACATTTATCACTGGCTACAATATAGGAGTGATAAATATTGTTATAACTTTGTGATCCGTTTAAGCCGCTTGGAGTTGTAGTATCGCCACATACATCAGCTGGAGTGAACAAATTGAAGTATTTATGTTCTGTTCGGCACAGTCTAGTGAATTACAGTTGCGTCAGGCATGATTTTTGTTGCACGGAAATTTACATGAtacggtaattttttttttactttatttaggtAAACAAACAGTCACTACAAGAAAGGCTtaaatataaagtatttttaacactatatacagtatgtgtgaCCAACACCGTTCACCACTtattataattaggtaggtactttgatTATTCGGAGCTTATACCTCTGGAGCGTAAGGCTCCGGAAGGCATTGACAAGGTAAaggttattattatattaaattcgtacatcataaaatgaaatatttaacgGTAAATAGCTAACAGTTCATGCAGCATTACGTTACATAAGTTATATGAAAATAGTAAGTAcattaaattgtaaattttgaTTCGCTTCATATCACtagatattatattttgttGTGTGACATCAATTAACATTTTTACTAATAATCTGATATTACTAAGTTATGAGTAAGAAATGCATTCAAGGGCGcagataattaataattaagatAGTTCTTTTTAAAGGATCTTTATGATTTTATGTACATTTGCAACTTAGCGATGCACCCCTTCGCCTAGCTTCTAATTCAAGAATAGATTAGAATCtagtattttaagtaaatgaTTTTCTTTCATTTAACAGACTCAAACGGGATACCAGTAAGAGTTGCACACGTAATAAATTTTCAAGACACCCAAACACAACTTAACACAACTTATATTTTCAGAACTGACCAGTAAACAGCGAGATAGGAAAGGAGCGACGAAAATCTTTACGTCAAAATTAAAGGAAGGACATGTCACTTAATTCAATATCCTCGCATCGTCACGGAGTAAATAAATCATGGCAGTCGTGTATGTCGTGTAGGCGTCCTGCCGTCAGTGCGGAAATCATTACAAGACCGTTTATGCGCGCGGCGTCCGCCTGCCGGGCCTTTGGTAGCCACGACAGCTGGCGGAAGGAACGACAAAACagtttctgtattaattgtggATACGTTTATCAAAGCTACTTAGTGTTagattgttaattaaaaaataagttatagtatttaaattgataaaatagaatagaattattTACGTCTCATCAACATCATAGTTGGTTAACATATGTATATAAATGCGAAATATGGATGGAAAAGCGGCAGAAAAAAAGAACCCCTACTCAGCGTAATGCCACGGCAAGCCGCAACACTGATTTTCGGTTGGGACCtaacttataactaacttaagtagaaagtattccccgattctggccccgcctctcagtggtccccgatcctgaccccaaggccgagccaccgcccctgctgaacctaaaaaaaaaaaaaaaaaaacaaatagccccccatttgaattgattgcgctaggtctcagcagtgcccggcgcctccttcagggacttacgaaatacgctaattaaacaatacaccttgttcaccacggtaacaataggcttatcgacccttttctattgttcgatctcgactcgggcgcgctattgtgttaccgagcatactacctgcctggaccctttccttaacccaccgacgtctccattcatgccttctttatgtgtgtatactgtaggtgtttgtgataggtattttgcaataggtattagcgacagctatttgcaataggtattagcgataggtacttatttgtgatgcataggtactctaactatcaactctaataacccgcattatcttattacctcttggagctatttcgatttataaggaatacagttctaaccttcttctgacgtagaatttacactagtaatcctttggcagcctaaactaaccttaaccttttaccaaacctaacttattcttcgaaaacctaacctaaacctaacttgaccaaacctaactaaaatcaacctaactcatttcaaactaacctgctttcacctagtcttccgatataaagtaaactcgtagttacttgtttctttctattatttaaaaaaataacgaggcgtgtgaggcatttcttgtgcacttgtgttcattgttataatagcttaattgttttattgatagacgtctattatattttatactgacaatggatttattgtttcctatacctattcttttataatttgggtttgagtaaagagaacgtctgtttagatgaacttgttgatacatgttactttgtgtgatttaaaaaaaagaacgagacatgtcaactggtttcaacatgatttagtctaatacatcaacatttcttgtgcgttgctattcattgttataacagcataattgctttattaatagacgtctattatattttatgctgacaatggatttattgtttcctatacctattcttttataatttgggtttgagtaaagagaacgtctgtttagatgaacttgttgagacatgttactttgtgtgattaaaaaaaggaacgagacgtgtcaactggtttcaacatgatttagtctaatacgtcaacatttcttgtgcgttgctattcattgttataacagcataattgctttattggtagacatctattatattttataccgacaatggatttattgtttcctattatgcttttgaatttgggttttagtaaagagagcgtatgtattagatgaacttgttgagacatgattttaacggtactgtaccctggtcatagtgacacagtataaaagccgaagagaaatgagtttgagtaagtattaccgtcgtggcagtccactgtatcagagctccttgtatctattgcagtatatagaaatatagtgttaattcaacagtgaagtgtttaagtgtttatagaaagacccaacaatggatgtaagtatgtcttttattaccgtaacttactttgttttgttttcacttgtgttctttgtgttttaattatcaagattgtagacagtgtgtaaattattgttttatattgtttcagttcactgaaaatactttcaagaactattactacccggataataataaagacgaatcaagcgatgaagagggtacgcttggtttcaaagttaaacaagccatcgcaaagaaacgttcaggaaacaatatcgatagtttctttgaacgacctaaaaagcaacccaaaattgtgaaacggtcttcgaatgtgagcaaaagttcaccagacggtgttgcaaacttatcatccggacaagacgacggggcgtatgcatcacatttgattaaaatcgagatatatgatatgcaaacaattaaaaacgtcccacccatggaacactggaagcatgcggacttcagattgaaatattttgcgttggaagacgatttggagctacaaaatacgcgaaatattatttataacataacaaagcaattagcttctaaggacagtagtgtgaaatattttatagataataagaaacagtgatagttataattattaatgatagtagtagcttaatgattgtgttaacgtatttctcattttttacctctccttaagtacattttccatgtaacagattatttgtattgtataacattacaacaagttttaatttaaacttctcacttgtaaaggtcacagtccccactcttagaaatcttatacgtgtagtcaactatttaaatgaaagaaagcactgtatgatttctcatttcataatggactctttgagctgtgatgtctacgatcttgaacttatcagactctgtgaagaaatagaagaaaatgaagatctatgcgaggctgcccgtcttgtgagccaacttcatcgagaggcgtaagtaaaaatattcctgttcatacatgtttataactcttaaccggtacctgtttaacaaaggatgggtccgtaacttgttgtgacctgaactaattgttaggataaacgtggggtgggagaggactggttatataagcggggtatctcgagttcatatcattcagtgttttggtgccgtgcttgtattgtgatatccttttccataatggtgtttacttattatcatattggtctcaccttacctcgtgataagattgaggaattaagtaaagaatttattgtatcatattttcatagaaatattcgaatgtggtacatttcaaacaaattacctcacacgttactggaagattctgatattataccgtattatacaccatgtgatgggcatataaaaaattccaaggggaatactgagtcatcagatgtgattgatggagttttgatgatgcaggcctattgtcagcagtgtcgaaaagacttacgttagtatatacaaccaaccattttagtaattatttttattttatctcacattaagatatttatgtttattttgtattgttatagatcttctcaaataggacggggagtaaaaaggacagctgcagttttggagactgaagaattcttgttgaagaaaaaccgtccagcagctgctgaacctgtcacatcaacatcacccgaaccagttcccgatgtcattgtgagtacaaataataatcatgaaattgaatgttctgtgtgtaataagtttgtctctaaaagatattttaaaaatcatttaaatagtaatcttcacaaaaataatgttttaagggctgacattgaatgggttaatgttcagttaattgaaaatgcttttaagaatagggtggccacttacagaatactattaaatgaaaatgttcaccaaccatttactcccgaatctattttactaggaaataaagataaaatctttgcattattggatcgttccctcactgatcaccatgctttaaaagtaaactttattttaaatgcggattttactcaagagagcaaacaagtaaataatacatttgatttccaattatgtaacaatgtagttgatgttagcagcgacaaagatgagattttcgagtcagttgttaaagatatattaacaaaattatttaactttgagagaaaagatagtggatggagtttagtaaaatttaactatctagatgtcaatgtaaacaaatttaatccattgcgtggttcttcctatatcgaattaccacgtgatattcagaacagaaaagcagttattaatgtaaaaaatagtgatcatgaatgttttagatgggctgtattgtcaggcttgtatccacctacaagtcatcgttcaaacactacgaaatcgtatatagcgcataaaaataaattaaattttggaaatttaactttcccacttaaagttggagatattcagaaatttgaaaaaatgaatgatataagtataaacgtttttggtcttgaatacaattcgaaaagtaaaatacatgatgtagtaggcccattacacttaacaaagtgcaaaaaagctacccacttgaacttattgtacatatccaaagacagtaaggggcattattgctatatcaaaaatttatctaggttagtatccaaacaattatcaaatacacagcatgccgcacatatttgtgatggttgtttgtcgaactttacaactcgtgacaatttaatgaatcatcaaagaaacgattgtttccatgtttgtacacatttaccttcagaacaggataaaaagaaaaactggttcaatgaaaacgtttcctccaatatacttactttcgataattatgaacgtaaattaagggtaccttttgttatttatgctgatttcgaggcctttctaaacccgattcaaacaggtaaaattaatcctactacatcctcaacaacaaatatacaaaaacatgaggtatatagttttggatactatattaaatgttcttataatgataaattgtcagtgtacagaacatataaaggcaaaaattgcacccaggaatttatgaagtatatggaacaagacttaaaggccatttgtaggagaaatacttttgtaaaaactccattgcctttatctaatgcaaataatgtgcatatttctcagagtagtacatgttatatttgtgataaaaatttaaacgaggattcagtcatttcctataattaccatactggtctttatgaaggagtggcacataaattttgttctgaaaaatacagggcacctaattttgtacctgtatttttccataatttgtgtaactatgatagtcattttatagtgcatgggcttggtttgatggaaggcgacattgaactgattccagagaacaaagagaaatacatttcattttctaagaacttgcaaataaataatcgcacagttaaattgagatttgttgattcacttaaatttatgtccagtagtcttgacaaattggcaaaaaacttgttgcctgaacaatttcatgaattaaaattgaatttttcatgcgaggaggattttaaacgcttattacgaaagggtgtatatccct
This genomic interval carries:
- the LOC134666668 gene encoding uncharacterized protein LOC134666668 — encoded protein: MISHFIMDSLSCDVYDLELIRLCEEIEENEDLCEAARLVSQLHREASSQIGRGVKRTAAVLETEEFLLKKNRPAAAEPVTSTSPEPVPDVIVSTNNNHEIECSVCNKFVSKRYFKNHLNSNLHKNNVLRADIEWVNVQLIENAFKNRVATYRILLNENVHQPFTPESILLGNKDKIFALLDRSLTDHHALKVNFILNADFTQESKQVNNTFDFQLCNNVVDVSSDKDEIFESVVKDILTKLFNFERKDSGWSLVKFNYLDVNVNKFNPLRGSSYIELPRDIQNRKAVINVKNSDHECFRWAVLSGLYPPTSHRSNTTKSYIAHKNKLNFGNLTFPLKVGDIQKFEKMNDISINVFGLEYNSKSKIHDVVGPLHLTKCKKATHLNLLYISKDSKGHYCYIKNLSRLVSKQLSNTQHAAHICDGCLSNFTTRDNLMNHQRNDCFHVCTHLPSEQDKKKNWFNENVSSNILTFDNYERKLRVPFVIYADFEAFLNPIQTGKINPTTSSTTNIQKHEVYSFGYYIKCSYNDKLSVYRTYKGKNCTQEFMKYMEQDLKAICRRNTFVKTPLPLSNANNVHISQSSTCYICDKNLNEDSVISYNYHTGLYEGVAHKFCSEKYRAPNFVPVFFHNLCNYDSHFIVHGLGLMEGDIELIPENKEKYISFSKNLQINNRTVKLRFVDSLKFMSSSLDKLAKNLLPEQFHELKLNFSCEEDFKRLLRKGVYPYEHMSSYDSLNLTALPSKDDFFSSLSDSHISEEDYDHAKDVWSHFQCKNMGDYSDLYLKTDVLLLTDIFENFRNLCLKTYGLDPAHYYTAPGLSWDAMLRTTKIKLELLTDIDKIAFIAKNIRGGISQCSNRYAKANNIFLSDYNQNIPSSFLMYFDANNLYGWAMSQCLPTGKFEWVNTDTDFNISDDADHGLILEVDLEYPNELHDSHSDLPFCPENVCLGNSKAKKLIPNLNKKTNYVIHYRNLKQCLKNGLKLSKIHRILKFQQSMWLKSYIDLNTHMRSQASSDFEKDFFKLMNNSVFGKTMENVAKRVNVKLLNNWENRGKTQGVQSLIAKPEFHSLSIFSENLVAVQLNKTRIFYNKPIYLGFCVLDISKTLMYDFHYSYMKTKYPDNLKLLYTDTDSLVYQIFTENYYADIKSDLNLYFDTSDYPPNNKYDLPLINKKRLGFFKDENNGRILKEFVGLRSKMYTLDVEKYDENDEKTEKYGVLSKAKGVNKCVTKKFTLDNYKTCLFNKNLQRAQMLRFKSIKHIIFTQKINKISLSHEDTKRYLLENSSDTLAWGHYKIPQ